The Rhodohalobacter barkolensis genome includes the window TGCACCGGAGCGGTTCTGTATTGTACCAATCTTTACGATCTTGTCTCCCCGTATACCGATATCAGCCTCAGTGGGAAATGATCCGGTACCGTCGTAAACGATGCCGTTGGTAATAATCACATCGTATTGTTCAGCTTTACAGGAGGCAAAAATTAACGTTACGAAAACCAGGAATAGTAATTGTTTGAGCATATTAGATGGGCTCATTAAATTTTAAATTCTAAGACTAAAGTACTAAGGAAGAATTATTAAAAGTGTAAAAAGATTTTTCCGGGGGCGCAGGGCTTTTTAAACGTATTTATTTTAATTAACAAGAGATGAATGACCTGATATTGTTAAGCCGGCCAATTGGTTAACGGAGATATTGGGATCCTTTTACTGTAGAATTATCTTCGTTTATCTTTTACATAAATTGCTTTAGACTGACCCTGTCCCACAGGTCTTTCTTCAACTTCGAAAAGCTTCATCGCCTTGATTAATTCACCAAGTTTTGAGTACCCATAATTTCTTGGATCAAACTCCGGAGATTGTTTTGCAATATGACTGCCAACCGGGGCCAGATGTGCCCACCCGCTATCATCGGATGAGGCTTTGATGGCATGACGGAAAAGGCTGACCAATTTAGTATCCTGTTTGAGCTCAAGAGTGGACATGCGTTTTCCGGAGGGGATATCCTCCTCATCGTCTCGGAGTACTTCCGTGAAGATGAATTTATCACAGGCGGCTACAAACGGTTCAGGAGTTTTCTTTTCACCAAAACCATAAACAGAAAGGCCGGATTCGCGAATACGTGCGGCAAGCTTTGTAAAATCACTGTCACTGGAAACCAGGCAAAAACCGTCAAACTCTTCACTGTACAGTAAATCCATGGCATCGATGATGAGGGCACTGTCTGTTGCGTTTTTTCCTTTTGTGTAACCAAACTGCTGAATCGGTTGAATGGAGAAATTTAACAACACCTCTTTCCATCCTTTTAACTGCGGTAATGTCCAGTCGCCATAAATACGTTTCACATTTGCGGTGCCGTATTTTGCGATTTCGGCCAGTAGGTTTTCAATCACAGAAGGTTGTGCATTATCAGCGTCAATGAGAACAGCTAATTTTCGAGTGTTTTCCTGATCCATAGGTAGTTTGATTTTAAGTTGCTTACACAAATAATGTACATGAGAATAGAGTTGAATAAAAACGAAACATGAGTAAGGTGGCTGATCATTGTATGATGAATATTTGTGACTGCTAAACAGTTACGGTATACTATGGAAATGCCTTTTTGAAATATTGAGGGCTGTAATGCGTTATTTTAATGTAAAATTAGAACCAAACAGACAGATATGCCAAAGTGTGAAATTTACGAAGATTTGAAAGGAGAATGGAGATGGAGACAGGTAAAAAAGAATGGCGACATTGTTGAGTTCTCCAAAAAAGGATTTGAAACTCGTGAAGAGTGCGAAAAAAATGGCAAGGAAGATGGTCCTTGTACATCTTATAAGTTAGCACTATAAAGCATTTTATGAATCAGGGTTGAGGTATGCGCGGCATATTGCGGTAAATTGTTGAGGTTGATCTAAAAAAGCATAATGCCCCGCATTTTCAATCTCTACCAGTACACCATTCTTTAATCTTTTATCCATTCGATAAGCCTGATCCAACGGAGTTGCTGTATCATTTTTCCCCCAGACTAAAAGCGCTTCATGTTCAATTTGCGGGAGTAGGTCGTCCAGATATTCTGTAACAGATTTAACAAAGGTCTCCCTCATAACTCCTGAAAGCTGTTTGTAATCCGAAGAACCAAGCATTTTCCAGAGTTTAGTACGTCTTAAGCTATTCAGTCCCTTATCCCTGAGTGGATTTGGTAAAATTAAAAATGGAGCTTTTAGCAGTTTTGCTGTGTATTTTCTAAAGTAATACTTCATAGAACGCTTGGGTTTTAATCCGGCGCCCCCCGTTATGATGACTTTATCAATTTTCTGCTTGATTTCACTTCTGCTCAGAAGTTTTAGAAGAACACGATTACCGTAAGAGTGAACCAGGACATCTACAGAGTCAGCCTCAATTATTTGATGAATAAAAGCTTCCGTCAGATCTGTGTAACGATCAACATCCCAGGCTGCCGGTGGTTCTGGTGATTGCCCAAATCCAGGAAAATCGATTAGATAACATGTTCTGATGTCCTTCAGCTTTTCGGCAATGGGTTTCATCACTGCAGAACTGCTTCCCCATCCGTGTAAAATGAGCAGCGGCTTTCCACTTCCCATCTTATACCAAGCGGTTTGAGTTCCCTCAAAGACAAAATTTTGCAGATCCATAGATGATAAACTGTAAGGTATTTCGATTTTCTGTTTCATAAAGGTAAGAGAATTGATTGAAAAGCCCTTTGAAAACCTAAATAAAGCTTCAGAACTATGAAACGGAAACTCTTCTATCTTTTTGAACGCCTTCAAATAAAACGAAGTGAGCGAATTGCCATTTCGATACTTATGGCCGTTACAGTAATCACCACAGTCCTGTATTCAAGTCCGGAAATATGGACATCTAAATCGGAGTTTGATTACTCTATTTCGGATTCTATTTTTTCTGCGCGTAGTGCCAGCCTTATTGCTGAAAAGGAGATGATTTTAGAGCGATATCAACCCGAAGAGATACAAGCAAACAGTTCTAACGAGAATGGTTTAGTGGAGACCTATCGGGATACAATTCCACCCGATTCATCGGATCAAGGCACGAATTCCGATTCCACTGCGTTAATCAATGTCAATTCTGCCTCAGAAAATAAGCTGCAGGAGCTGCCCGGGATCGGTCCCGCATATGCATCAAGAATTGTTGAGTGGCGTAGCGAAAACGGGCCATTTACTTCTAAGGATCAGTTGATTGAAATTAAAGGAATCGGTGAAAAAAGGCTGGAAACCATTCGCCCGCTCATAACTCTTTGATTGTCTCTCACCGTTAAATAGTGCAAAATCATTTAAATATTCTGTTCTATACCCCGAAGGTTTTTCTATACCCGTTCGCTTTCACTATTTTTAGTCAAACTAAATAAAACTTATTTATGGCGAACAGAATTTTGTGGGCTGACGATGAAATCGATCAGCTTAAGGCGCATATCATTTTTCTTGAAGAGAAAGGATTTCAGATTACTCCGGTTACAAACGGCGAGGACGCGGTTTCTCTGATTAAGAGCAAACCTTTTGATATTGTATTTTTGGATGAACAGATGCCGGGTATGGATGGTTTAGCCACACTAGATCAAATACAGGATATCCAGCCCTCCTTGCCTGTAATCATGATTACCAAGAGTGAAGAAGAGTCGATCATGGAAGATGCCATCGGGAATAAAATTGCCGATTATCTGATCAAACCGGTCAATCCAAATCAGATACTGCTCACCGTAAAACGAATTTTGGATAAACAGAGAATTCAAAACGAAAAAGCAGCTCAGTCTTACCTCAAGAATTTTAATGAACTATCCGCACGTTTCAGTGAAGATACCGGCTGGAAGGGTTGGATTGATATTTATAAAACTCTGACTCATTGGGAGATGAATCTTGAGTCGAGTGATGAAGCCCTGCAACAGGTGTTACAGGATCAGTTTCAGCAGGCAAATCAAGCCTTTGGCAGATTTATAAAAATGGAGTATAAAGGGTGGTTGAAAGGAAATGATGACGCGCCGATGCTGAGTCCATTTCTGGTGAAGGATAAAATTTTCCCACGTTTAAGAGAGGATGAAAAAGTTGTTTTTATTCTGATTGACTGCATGCGGTACGATCAGTGGTTACTGTTTCAACAGATATTATCCGAGTATTACACCATTGATACAGATTTTTATTATTCCATCCTTCCAACGGCAACACCCTATTCCAGGAATTCAATATTCTCCGGAATGTATCCTCAGGAGATTAAACGTAGGTATCCACAGCTTTGGGAAATGGGGCAGGATGAAACTTCGCTGAACAGACATGAAGAGGAACTACTTAAGAAATATATGCAAAGAAATCACTTTTCAGATCAGGTGAAATATGAGAAAATCATCGATCCTGAAGATGGAAACCGTATTGCTCAAAAAATTTCGAACTACACACAAACTCCACTTACGGCTATTGTCTATAACTTTGTTGATACGCTGGTTCATAGCCGTTCGGATTCTGAGGTGTTGAAGCAAATTGCACCGGATGTTCCGGCATTTCGATCATTGACCGAAACCTGGTTTCAGCACTCATCACTCCTGAGGATTTTTAAAGAGCTGGCTGATGAAGACGTAACCGTAGTTGTTACCAGTGATCATGGCTCTGTTCGTGCTCTGCGCGACACAAAAGTATTCGGCGACAAAGATGCTGCAACGAATTTGAGATATAAGTATGGTAGAAATCTGAAGGCTGAAGAGAGTGCGGCAATTTTTATAGATAAACCTGAAGAGTATATGTTACCGGTAGAACCGCCGGCAAACAGTTATATCATCGCAAAAGAAGACTACTTCTTTGTTTATCCAAATAACTACAACAAGTTTCAGAACCGATATAGGGATACATTCCAGCATGGGGGGGCCTCTATGGAAGAGATGATTCTCCCGGTATCTGTTTTGAAGTCGAAAAAGTAGGGTGAATGGAGAAGAAGATCAGCAGAAGTGAAGAGGAAACTTTCAGAATTGCGAAAGAGTATGCCTCTCAGGTTGAAGCCGGTGACGTGATTTGCCTGGAGGGGAACTTGGGTGCCGGAAAAACACATTTTACGAAAGGGTTTGTTACCGTATTTGGTGTAGATCAGGCTGCGGTAACATCACCCACTTTTGCACTGATCAATGAGTATCATGGAAAGGAGATAGAAATTTACCATTTTGACTGTTACAGACTCGAAAATGTTCAGGAAGCCCTTGAGATTGGCGCTGAAGAGTATTTATATGGTGATGGAATTTGTATCATTGAGTGGCCTGAACGAATTGAAGAAATTTTACCTTCACACTCAAAACGTGTAACTATTACCGCTACAGGCCCTGAAGAAAGGGAAATTAGTTTCAACCCATGAGCACGAAAAACCGACGGCTATCATATCGACTTGACCTGCTTCCGGTGATTTATCCATACCACCGACGGGCAACGAATCCCATCCAATTGGGAGACTTGGTATATTATGGCCCGTCGCCGGAGTATTACGGTATTGGTGAAGTAGTGAGTGCCGAAGATAATTACTGTGTAGTAGACTTCAGGGGAACAGGACTATTAGGTATTCAAAAAGATGTTTTTCAGAATAAATACTTAATCCCTATTCATAAACTCAACTTAAGTCACCTGCTGAAATCTACCTGATTTCCTCCTCACCATCCTTTCCTATAATCCAGATCAGTATTGCTGCAAATAGTCCGGGATAGAAAGGTTCAACTCCGAAATAAGCATATCCTACTGCCTGATCCGGGTGTGTTGTGCCTAATATCAGCCATATCAATGATATTGCTGAAGCGCCTATGATTGAAATAATTACGTAAACGGCTTTCAGTTTGAATGGTTTGAGATAGATTCCCAAAACAGGAATTAGTAAACCCGGAATAAAAACGGAACCGATCACGTACCACAAATCGATGACGCTTGGGTAGATGATGATTAGCAGTATTCCAAGCAGCGCGGAGACTAAAATTCCAATTCTGGTGAGTAGATTTGGATTTACATCCGGGAAATATTTGAGCAGATAATCGCGCCCCAGAGTTTGTCCCGATATAAAAAGGTAACTATCGAGTGTAGACATGATGGTTGCCAGAAGTGATACGAAGAAAAGACCTTTTAAACCGATTGGTAAAATCTGTTCTGCAAGCATAGGGTAGGCTAATACAGGCTGATCGAGTCCTTCACCCAGAATGGCAAATGCATAAAGCCCTGCAAAACAGGTTAAAAAGTCGAACACAATCCAGAACCCTATGGATACAAAAATTCCTTTACGAGCTGTTTCGGGCGATTCAGCTGCGGCTGCTCGCTGATGAAAACTTGGATCAACAAAGGTCCAGAGCGCGATGAAAAACCAAACCAATATATATTGGATCGAATTTCCACCGGTGATATCCAGGTGAACATCAGTCAGTGAATTCGTAAGTGTGCCAAAGCCTCCAAATTCAGCAACGGCAAAAATTAGCAGGATTATAAATCCTGAAAACATAAGGATGATCTGAAGGATATCAGTTCGGATTACAGCTCCAAATCCGCCAATGGTGATATATAAAACTGAAAAGAGAGCCACTAACGAGGCATAAAAGAGGAATGGGGCATCTCCGCCAGAAAGAAATTGAAACAGTAATCCCAACATCAGAATATAGGGTGCAGGACTTACCAGGATAAAAATCGGGAGTGCACTCAGGCGGCCTGCTTTTTCACTATATCGGTTGGCAATCGCTTCCGGAATGGTCAGGGCTTTATTGAGACGGATTTTTCCGGCAAGAAAAATAGCGAACAGGGCGGAGAAAATATAGAAGGGGACGCCAAGAATAAGCCATTGAGAAATTCCAAATTGATAACTCCATTCGCCCACACCCAGAATTCCACCGTACCAGGTAGAAACCAGAGTAGCCACAAAAGCCGGTAAAGTGACCTTTCTTCCACTCAGCAGAAATTCCTCTTCGTCATCTGAATTCCAGCCTTTCTTCCAGCTGAGCCAAATTAGAAATACAAAGTAACTTGCAACAATAAGCCAATCGAGTCCGGTAAAAATAGAGTCCACTATTTGTCGGTTTTGTGATTAATGAAGATGAGAAGGTCTCCCTTTTTATGGAAAATTTCGATCTTTTTTTCGACAGTTAGATTTGAGCTTCCATCCTGAACTCCATTTTCGAGTGTACCGTCGGTAAGCGCGTACTTTAATCCGGATGTGTGAATTTCTTCGACTTTACCGGAGAGTGGAAATAGAGATACGGTTGTATGTAACGGTAACTCCATTTCAAAATGTTTGGGCAAAAGAAACAAAACGGAGTATTTGTCTTTAAACTGAAGAGATTTGAACTGACCGTCAAACTGTTTAAGAACGGAAAGGTTTTTAAGAGTGTGGTCGAGCCTTTTACCGGTGGCTCCGAAAACAATAACATTTTCACATTCCTGTTTGTAAGCGTACGCCAATGCTTTTTCAAGATCGTTCGTCTCTTGATCGGGGTCGTGAATGACGTCACCGTGCTCATTACCCGTTACCGAATAACTATCCAGGTCTCCGATGATCACATCGGGTTTTACGCCCATCTGACTGGCTATCAGTGCACCACCGTCTGCAGCAATAAATAGGGATGAATGTTCCAACGCCTCTTTTAGTTGTTCAGGCCTTGGAGGATTTCCATCGCATAAAATTACAACATTCATCAAATTGGAGGTTCTTCCGGGTTAAAAAGTTTAATTTGACGTTTTACCCTAATAACAGCTACGTTAACATCTTTTTAAAAGCAGAGTAAAACGCCGTTTTATAATAGAGATTCAGGATAAAGAATTATGTTTAAAGAATTCATCAAAAAGATAAAAAAATACAAGCGTATCGGAGTAGTATCACACATTCGTCCGGATGGAGATTGTATAGGGTCGCAGGTGGGCCTCTCAATTTGGTTGGAAAAGAACGGGTTTGAGGTTGATGCCTTTAACGATGATGATGTTCCGGTTAACCTTGAGTGGCTGACTGAGTATTTCCCGATTCAATCTTTAGACATTGAAAAAATTAAAAAGTGTGATTTGATCATTTTAGTTGATGGAAACGCACTGCACCGGTTTTCTCATATCGAGAGTTGGACAAAAGAATTGGATGTTCCTTTTTGGATGATTGATCACCATCCCGATCCAAATGACGAGTTTGATCTGCAGGTTTCAGTACCGGGAGCTTCATCCACGTGTGAACTTATTTATAATCTGTATAATGAGAGCAATATTGAGCAGCTGGAAAAATCTGCTGCAATGGCACTTTACACCGGAATTATCACGGATACGGGGTCGCTTCAATTCGACAGTGTTACCCCGAAAACACTGGAGGCCGTAGCAGATATTCTAAGGCGAGGCGATTTCAAACCAAATGTAGTTGCTGAACAGGTCTTTTCAACTAAAACAGAATCACAGTATAAGTTGTTGAGCTTGGCTCTTGGTACCATTCAGCTATATGAAAGCAATCAGATAGCAACCATGTACGTTACGCAAGAGATGTTAGAAGAAACGCAAACAACAAATAGTGATACAGAAGGTTTTGTAAACTATCCACTGAGCATTGCAGGCGTGAAAGCAGCAGTTCTGTTAAAAGATTTGGCAGAGGAGGGTGTTAAAATGAGCCTGCGCTCCAGAAGTAATGTCGATGTGAATGTATGGGCACGCGAGTTGGACGGCGGCGGACATCAAAAAGCGGCAGGAGCATGGCATCCCGGTCCCCTTGAAAAAACGATTGAAGATGTGATCTCCATTGGCAAAAAACAACTGAATCAAATTGAAACGACTTAAATTTCTACATATAGCTCTATTGGGAATCGGATTATTGTTCTCCTCCTGTCAACATTCAGGAGAATCAGATCAGAATCGAGGGGAGAGAAATGATAACCAATCTATGGAAAGAGCCCCATTTTCTGCGGCTTATGTAGAAAATTCAGATTCCGTCAGTGATATTGATTCTGAAAATGAATCGACTGACCTTCAACAATCCGAACCGGAAATAGAGACGAGCAGGATTAACGCGATAACTCGTGCGGTTGAGAAGGGTAGTGAAGCTGTAGTCAGTATTATGGCAACAGAGCCGGTTCGCAGGCAGGAGACTCCCCGCGATGAGTTTTTCCGCTTCTTTTTTGGTGATCAGTTCCCGCAAGAGAATACAAGTATGGGATCCGGCTTTATTGTGAGTGAAGATGGGCTGGTTGTAACAAATCAACACGTAGTGGGGACGAATCCATCAGAAATTATGATTTCGATGGGTGATGGATCCACCTATGATGCTCAGCTTGTTGGGTTTGATGAACTGACCGATATCGCATTGATTAGGATTGAATCAGATACAACATTTCCGTTTTTGGACTTGACAGATTCGGATGATGTCATTGTCGGGGAGTGGTCTATTGCATTGGGAAACCCATTTGGACTTTTTGATGATGGCCAGCCCACTGTAACCGTTGGGGTTGTAAGTGCTAAGAATCGCGATTTCCGGGCTGACCCGAACAACCCGCGTGTATATATCGATATGATTCAAACGGATGCTGCAATCAACAGAGGGAATTCGGGTGGCCCCTTACTAAACAGCAACGGAGAAGTGATTGGGATGAATACGTTTATTTACACCGGAGGCACAAGTGCCGGTTTTGTTGGACTCAGCTTTGCCATTCCTAGTAATCGTATTGAAAAAATTATTTCCCAACTGTTGACAAGTGGGGTTGTGATGTTGGATTATGATCCCGGTATGGAGTTTACTTCCATGACAGAACAGCTTATCTACCGCTACCAGCTACCGTATGTTCAGGGTTTACTGGTAACGAGTGTAAACCGTAATGGTCCCGCTTTTGAGTGCGGTATTTTGCCGGGTGATGTGATAGTACGTATTGGAGAAGAACGTGTGATGAGTGAAATGCATGCCTGGGCTCTGCTGCGCGATTATGATGTGGGTGATGACATGAATATCGAACTGATCAGGGAAGGTGATCTCTATCAAACCGAGATGAAACTTCGCCAAAAAGTGAAGGACACAACGTCAAATTAAGTGATCAGTTATTTTAATCCCCGGCAGGATAAAGCCTTTCTGAATTCGAACGGAGATTTTTTGTATTTTTGCCCTCATGTTAGTTGAACGAGAAAACCCGAATAAAACTGAGTATTTGTTAAATGTGCCTGAAGGTCAGAGTACCGACATCAGGCTGGACAAATACATTACCTCTTTTGTGCAAAATGCATCCCGTAATAAAGTCCAAAAGGCGATAAAAGACGGGCATGTGTTGGTGAATGGGAAGTTGGAAAAATCCTCCTATATCATGCAGCCGGGAGATAAAATTGAGATCAGCCTTCCGATACCACCTTCACCTGAAGCCAAGCCTGAAGATATTCCGCTGGATATTATTTACGAGGATGACGATCTGATTGTTGTAAATAAAGAGGAGGGTATGGTGGTTCACCCGGCATTTGGAAACTGGACCGGAACGATGGTCAACGGTTTGCTATACCACGCCGACACCCTTTCTAAAGAGGATGAAGAGACAGTTCGCCCGGGAATTGTACATCGTTTGGATAAAGACACCAGCGGACTTTTGGTGGTTGCAAAAAATGAAGTAGCGCACAAAAAGTTGTCTGCTCAATTTGCCGAAAAGAGTGTAGAGAGAACGTATTGGGCAATTGTTTGGGGGAACCCGCCGGACAGCGGGACCATTGAAGGAAACATTGGCCGGTCGCCCCGCGACAGAAAAATCATGACAGTACTGAAGGAAAAGAAGGGGAAAAGTGCTGTAACTCACTTTGAAACCATTGAGAGATTTGATCACTTGGCGCTTTTAAAAATCAACCTTGAGACAGGCAGAACCCATCAGATTCGTGTTCATATGCAGCATCAAAATTATTATGTTTTTGGTGACCCAACTTATGGTGGAGATTCTGTTCGATATGGGCCGAATACCGGGTCGAGGAAAGCAATGTTTAATAACCTGTTTGCCAGGTTGGAGCGGCAGGCCCTTCATGCCAAAACATTGGGGTTTATTCACCCCGCAACCGATAAGTATGTTGAATTTAATTCCACACTGCCTGAGGATTTTCAGTTTGTGCTGGATACACTGCGAACAAATTGTAAACCTTAAAAAATCACATGTCTGAGAAAAGTAAAAAGATCAATATTGAGGTAGAACTCGATGATAATAATGTACCTGAGAATATTCAGTGGAATGCTACAGATCTGCAGGGTTATGATGAAGCGTCCTGCAGGGCTATGATTTTGGCTCTTTGGGATCATACACGCAAAGATACGCTGAGACTCGACCTCTGGACGAAAGAGATGACGGTAGACGAAATGAAAATATTCTTCCATCAAACACTGGTTACCATGGCCGATACTTTGGAGAAGTCGATAAATGATCCGCGAATAAGTGGAGATATGCGCGATTTTTGTGACTATTTTGCGGAACGAATGGAAATAGTTGAGTAAGAAAGAGTACGATACCCTATAGAATTGTTATTATATTAGAAGTCTGTTTAACTCAAATAAATGAATATGCAATATCTCGATTTTGAACAGCCGATAGCCGATTTGGAAAAGAAAATTGATGAACTTCAGGAAATTTCCGTCGATGACAAAGTATTGAAACCGGAAATTGACCGCCTTCGAAAAAAAGCGGATCAGCTTAGAGAATCCATTTTTACGAATTTAACCCGATGGCAGAGAGTTCAGCTTGCTCGTCATCCGGAACGCCCTTATACGCTCGATTACATTGAGCGAATTACGGATGATTTTATTGAGTTGCACGGAGATCGATTCCACTCTGACGACAAAGCCATTGTGGGCGGATTGGCAACAATAGACGATCAGTCCGTAATGATTATCGGCCACCAAAAAGGTCGTGATACCAAAAGTCGGCAGTATCGAAATTTTGGTATGGCCAATCCGGAGGGATATAGAAAAGCCTACCGACTGATGAAGATGGCTGAGAAATTTAAAATTCCGGTCGTCACTTTGCTGGATACACCGGGGGCATATCCGGGTCTTGAAGCTGAAGAGCGTGGGCAGGCTGAAGCCATTGCCCGAAATCTAAAAATGATGGCTGTCCTTGAAGTACCGATCGTTGCTATAGTGATCGGCGAAGGAGCCAGTGGAGGTGCAATTGGTATCGGGATGGGTAATGAAGTATTTATGATGGAAAATACCTGGTATTCAGTAATTGCACCTGAATCGTGTTCTTCCATTCTCTGGAAAACCTGGGACTACAAAGAACAAGCTGCTTCAGCACTTCGTCCAACAGCAAAGGATTTACTTGAACTTAAAGTGATTGATGGCATTATCCCCGAACCGCTTGGTGGTGCACATCGAGATTATGGAAAAGCGGCAGAAGCAGTAAAAGCTCAGATTCTGAAGAGCCTGAAAAAACTCAACAAAATGAAGCCTGATAAGCTGATTGATCAACGGGTGGATAAGTATGCTTCAATGGGAGTTTGGGAAACGGCATCCGGTAAGAAAGATAAATCCTGATGGTTGAGATCCCGGAAAAGGATCCGTTAATCCAGTATGTTCATACTCTCCGCAGCCGATATGGAGAGACAGATCAAATGGGGTACGTCTATTATGGGCGTTATCTTGAGTTTTTTGAAGTTGCCAGAACCGAGATGATCCGATCGCTAGGATTTTCCTACAAAAAACTTGAAGATGAGGGGATAATGCTTCCTGTCATCTATTCTCAGATTGAGTATAAATCTCCCATATTCTATGATGAGGAAATGCGTATAGAAGTAGCTGTTTATGA containing:
- a CDS encoding acetyl-CoA carboxylase carboxyltransferase subunit alpha, producing MQYLDFEQPIADLEKKIDELQEISVDDKVLKPEIDRLRKKADQLRESIFTNLTRWQRVQLARHPERPYTLDYIERITDDFIELHGDRFHSDDKAIVGGLATIDDQSVMIIGHQKGRDTKSRQYRNFGMANPEGYRKAYRLMKMAEKFKIPVVTLLDTPGAYPGLEAEERGQAEAIARNLKMMAVLEVPIVAIVIGEGASGGAIGIGMGNEVFMMENTWYSVIAPESCSSILWKTWDYKEQAASALRPTAKDLLELKVIDGIIPEPLGGAHRDYGKAAEAVKAQILKSLKKLNKMKPDKLIDQRVDKYASMGVWETASGKKDKS
- the gldC gene encoding gliding motility protein GldC, which encodes MSEKSKKINIEVELDDNNVPENIQWNATDLQGYDEASCRAMILALWDHTRKDTLRLDLWTKEMTVDEMKIFFHQTLVTMADTLEKSINDPRISGDMRDFCDYFAERMEIVE
- a CDS encoding acyl-CoA thioesterase → MVEIPEKDPLIQYVHTLRSRYGETDQMGYVYYGRYLEFFEVARTEMIRSLGFSYKKLEDEGIMLPVIYSQIEYKSPIFYDEEMRIEVAVYDEPLVRLETFYQIFTDRQDSLHVYGQVNLCFTKMDTRRPCKAPSHFLEMLQKNSGK